The following proteins are encoded in a genomic region of Glycine max cultivar Williams 82 chromosome 18, Glycine_max_v4.0, whole genome shotgun sequence:
- the BZIP36 gene encoding bZIP transcription factor bZIP36 isoform X1: MERSGGMVTGSHERNELVRVRHGSDSGICQICGDTIGLTATGDLFVACHECGFPLCHSCYEYELKNVSQSCPQCKTTFTSRQEGAEVEGDDDDEDDADDLDNGINYGQGNNSKSGMLWEEDADLSSSSGHDSHIPNPHLVNGQPMSGEFPCATSDAQSMQTTSDPMGQSEKVHSLPYADPKQPGPESDEEIRRVPEIGGESAGTSASRPDAGSNAGTERAQGTGDSQKKRGRSPADKESKRLKRLLRNRVSAQQARERKKAYLIDLETRVKDLEKKNSELKERLSTLQNENQMLRQILKNTTASRRGSNSGTNNAE, from the exons ATGGAACGAAGTGGCGGAATGGTAACGGGGTCGCATGAAAGGAACGAACTTGTTAGAGTTAGACACGGTTCTGACAGTGGG ATTTGTCAAATATGTGGTGACACCATTGGATTAACGGCTACTGGTGACCTCTTTGTTGCTTGTCATGAGTGTGGCTTCCCACTTTGTCATTCTTGTTACGAGTATGAGCTGAAAAATGTGAGCCAATCTTGTCCCCAGTGCAAGACTACATTCACAAGTCGCCAAG AGGGTGCTGAAGTGGAGGGAGATGATGATGACGAAGACGATGCTGATGATCTAGATAATGGGATCAACTATGGCCAAGGAAACAATTCCAAGTCGGGGATGCTGTGGGAAGAAGATGCTGACCTCTCTTCATCTTCTGGACATGATTCTCATATACCAAACCCCCATCTAGTAAACGGGCAACCG ATGTCTGGTGAGTTTCCATGTGCTACTTCTGATGCTCAATCTATGCAAACTACATCAGATCCTATGGGTCAATCCGAAAAGGTTCACTCACTTCCATATGCTGATCCAAAGCAACCAG GTCCTGAGAGTGATGAAGAGATAAGAAGAGTGCCGGAGATTGGAGGTGAAAGCGCTGGAACTTCAGCCTCTCGGCCAGATGCCGGTTCAAATGCTGGTACAGAACGTGCTCAGGGGACAGGGGACAGCCAGAAGAAGAGAGGGAGAAGCCCAGCTGATAAAGAAAGCAAGCGGCTAaagag GCTACTGAGGAATAGAGTTTCGGCTCAGCAAGCAAGGGAGAGGAAGAAGGcatatttgattgatttggaaACAAGAGTCAAAGACTTAGAGAAGAAGAACTCAGAGCTCAAAGAAAGACTTTCCACTTTGCAGAATGAAAACCAAATGCTTAGACAA ATATTGAAGAACACAACAGCAAGCAGGAGAGGGAGCAATAGTGGTACCAATAATGCTGAGTAA
- the BZIP36 gene encoding bZIP transcription factor bZIP36, which produces MERSGGMVTGSHERNELVRVRHGSDSGSKPLKNLNGQICQICGDTIGLTATGDLFVACHECGFPLCHSCYEYELKNVSQSCPQCKTTFTSRQEGAEVEGDDDDEDDADDLDNGINYGQGNNSKSGMLWEEDADLSSSSGHDSHIPNPHLVNGQPMSGEFPCATSDAQSMQTTSDPMGQSEKVHSLPYADPKQPGPESDEEIRRVPEIGGESAGTSASRPDAGSNAGTERAQGTGDSQKKRGRSPADKESKRLKRLLRNRVSAQQARERKKAYLIDLETRVKDLEKKNSELKERLSTLQNENQMLRQILKNTTASRRGSNSGTNNAE; this is translated from the exons ATGGAACGAAGTGGCGGAATGGTAACGGGGTCGCATGAAAGGAACGAACTTGTTAGAGTTAGACACGGTTCTGACAGTGGG TCTAAAcccttgaagaatttaaatGGTCAGATTTGTCAAATATGTGGTGACACCATTGGATTAACGGCTACTGGTGACCTCTTTGTTGCTTGTCATGAGTGTGGCTTCCCACTTTGTCATTCTTGTTACGAGTATGAGCTGAAAAATGTGAGCCAATCTTGTCCCCAGTGCAAGACTACATTCACAAGTCGCCAAG AGGGTGCTGAAGTGGAGGGAGATGATGATGACGAAGACGATGCTGATGATCTAGATAATGGGATCAACTATGGCCAAGGAAACAATTCCAAGTCGGGGATGCTGTGGGAAGAAGATGCTGACCTCTCTTCATCTTCTGGACATGATTCTCATATACCAAACCCCCATCTAGTAAACGGGCAACCG ATGTCTGGTGAGTTTCCATGTGCTACTTCTGATGCTCAATCTATGCAAACTACATCAGATCCTATGGGTCAATCCGAAAAGGTTCACTCACTTCCATATGCTGATCCAAAGCAACCAG GTCCTGAGAGTGATGAAGAGATAAGAAGAGTGCCGGAGATTGGAGGTGAAAGCGCTGGAACTTCAGCCTCTCGGCCAGATGCCGGTTCAAATGCTGGTACAGAACGTGCTCAGGGGACAGGGGACAGCCAGAAGAAGAGAGGGAGAAGCCCAGCTGATAAAGAAAGCAAGCGGCTAaagag GCTACTGAGGAATAGAGTTTCGGCTCAGCAAGCAAGGGAGAGGAAGAAGGcatatttgattgatttggaaACAAGAGTCAAAGACTTAGAGAAGAAGAACTCAGAGCTCAAAGAAAGACTTTCCACTTTGCAGAATGAAAACCAAATGCTTAGACAA ATATTGAAGAACACAACAGCAAGCAGGAGAGGGAGCAATAGTGGTACCAATAATGCTGAGTAA